In a single window of the Acetivibrio clariflavus DSM 19732 genome:
- a CDS encoding TolB family protein, translating into MIKKVSIFLAIAMTIAVLTACNSNIPGRTTIKDGDKTITIIEPRATAENDELRVEKIDEYKDIRALDWQNEDRLLVSKKNTNVNKISSEGEVFYPNNLYIFDIISGEYRILKEESANQLFAEFSPDKKHIFYKTNSEETARGYVMDSQGQNAVSVTGDKTMYVMAGKWVDNERVIYPDFGNGIYEGDISGKIVEVVNLGSESANYAFRNGNDIYYLTSGLELKKYNLDSKVTDTLDENVFKIFPSGDMSKLAYVKMTKDEKVELIMADMDFNKKTLAEGMAISQAAWSPDNTRLVFSITKEASEESGIYLSDFKSGETSRISLFDEVIGFSWSPSGKKISVCRFDKDYNIWSNIITLNK; encoded by the coding sequence ATGATAAAAAAGGTTTCAATTTTTTTAGCTATTGCAATGACAATTGCTGTGTTGACTGCATGCAATTCAAATATTCCGGGGCGTACAACCATAAAAGATGGAGACAAAACCATAACTATAATTGAACCCAGAGCTACTGCAGAAAACGACGAGTTGAGGGTAGAAAAAATAGATGAGTATAAAGATATAAGGGCACTGGATTGGCAAAATGAGGACAGGCTTTTAGTGAGCAAAAAAAACACTAATGTTAATAAAATATCCAGTGAAGGTGAGGTATTTTACCCCAACAATTTATATATATTTGATATAATAAGCGGAGAGTATAGAATACTCAAAGAAGAAAGTGCCAATCAATTGTTTGCTGAGTTTTCACCGGATAAGAAGCACATTTTTTACAAAACCAACAGTGAAGAAACTGCCCGTGGTTATGTCATGGATTCGCAAGGACAAAATGCAGTATCCGTAACAGGGGATAAAACAATGTATGTTATGGCGGGAAAGTGGGTTGACAATGAGAGAGTTATTTACCCCGATTTCGGCAACGGCATTTATGAAGGAGACATTTCCGGAAAAATTGTTGAAGTAGTTAATTTGGGTTCTGAATCGGCAAATTATGCGTTTAGGAATGGTAATGATATTTACTACCTAACATCGGGATTGGAACTGAAAAAATATAATTTGGACAGTAAGGTAACCGATACCCTGGATGAAAACGTATTTAAGATATTTCCGTCAGGGGATATGAGTAAACTTGCTTATGTAAAAATGACCAAAGATGAAAAAGTGGAGTTGATAATGGCCGATATGGATTTTAATAAAAAGACTTTGGCAGAGGGTATGGCAATTTCACAGGCAGCATGGTCTCCGGACAACACTAGGCTGGTGTTTTCTATTACCAAAGAGGCTTCGGAAGAAAGCGGGATTTATTTGAGCGATTTTAAATCGGGGGAGACATCCCGAATATCGTTGTTCGATGAAGTTATAGGCTTTAGCTGGAGCCCATCGGGAAAGAAAATTTCGGTTTGCAGATTTGATAAGGATTATAATATTTGGTCAAACATAATTACATTAAACAAGTAA
- a CDS encoding tetratricopeptide repeat protein: MKNKDFKFNNISRLIERDDDINILNDFFEQLHIKKCGILRIVAAHGSGATSFLNIAASIAQNLNYEVINANEYNFDTLKDYNITQTTADQKYSQIIIIDGIDNMDNEIISILKSLLSHGNDFALIYSTHSNVTTNIDFVDVPVYKTIFLEPLSPKGLYQFLKTVLVWDKPPKAILEYLYNKTRGLPKYIKSEIETLVKEEIIFYDEQKGWNINEEYLMTLKNKNICNAPKHNLPAETTEFIGRKDEIEMICNLLKNARLVTLIGPGGIGKSRLALKVARILLPKYNDGVFWFPLSQISKTELLISNIAKVLNVPEIQGQIQLDAVKNTLKNKKILIILDDFDHLIDSAPILTELLAIAADLSLIVTSRQPLNVYGEYLFNVPPMEIPNPDSDLTVELLEKQPSVNLFLSRAKAIKNDFSLSEKNALQLAKLCAYLEGIPLAIELAAVKIAKIPINTMLIQNQSRLNWLTDGPKNLPVRHRTMKNCIEWGYNLLNTSQKKIFTRLGVFKGKFGISAVSAVINNKNDIDNLYENLLSLANNNILIIDPEFTEKDEYSFNMLEIFREYAALLLSEDSDEEFIKECHADYFLSYAIKAQNNYYDSKRQTALSMMDKAYSDIICALEYLSESNCLEKELKLAISMGYYWEVRGYWDKGQSILESIIQRQDDSLNIQHYIEAYQWLGRFVFLNGNCEKAVKIFEKGLKLALERNDPMGEASIKYNLALINNISGNLQHEVELLNQSLNIYRDANYKRGIAEVLQELSQVYYFNGSYDMAEKCLNESLGIYKEYDDKYGILRSYGRMGLVLRANGEFEQAMKMFQKCLSGCEEIDDKVETTLALLNIAELLRSQGNYELAESYYSKSLNLAYELGYLAIIARIKKDLGEICHHTGETDKAYQLFNESLQLLNETGNKGDIPWVYRSLAELELAQENYLKAEELFLSGLKLYIEIKQNTLSYIFLVFEGLATASAMLGDYRRAACLFAAADNLFRKVGNLLAKCDINSYKNRLNTLRMKMDADIFELSWNEGICMSLKHAIRYALDDKKYDRTMANKMINYIRENYTRDISLYDISEHFNMSASYLSTMFKYYTGKNFKEYLNLYRVKASKELMQKESNLKISEIAKRVGCSSSVTFIRMFRKYEGMSPGQYYAKLTIGQK, from the coding sequence ATGAAAAATAAAGACTTTAAATTCAATAACATTTCCAGGCTAATAGAACGAGATGATGATATTAATATTCTTAACGATTTCTTTGAACAGTTGCATATTAAAAAGTGCGGGATATTAAGAATTGTTGCTGCTCATGGTTCCGGAGCAACAAGTTTTCTTAATATTGCTGCTTCTATTGCTCAAAATCTCAATTATGAAGTCATTAATGCAAATGAATATAATTTTGATACGCTAAAGGACTACAATATTACCCAAACAACTGCCGACCAAAAATATAGCCAAATTATTATAATTGATGGCATTGATAATATGGATAATGAAATTATAAGTATTCTTAAAAGCCTGTTATCCCATGGAAACGATTTTGCTCTGATTTACTCAACACACTCCAATGTAACTACAAATATTGACTTTGTTGATGTTCCGGTTTATAAAACCATATTCTTAGAGCCACTGTCACCAAAAGGACTGTATCAATTCCTAAAAACAGTGCTTGTTTGGGACAAGCCGCCAAAAGCTATACTTGAATACTTATATAATAAGACCCGGGGACTACCAAAATATATAAAGTCTGAAATTGAAACATTGGTAAAAGAAGAAATAATCTTCTATGACGAACAAAAGGGTTGGAATATAAACGAAGAATATTTGATGACTTTGAAAAACAAGAACATATGCAATGCTCCAAAGCACAATTTACCTGCCGAGACAACAGAATTTATAGGACGTAAAGATGAAATCGAAATGATTTGCAATTTGCTTAAAAATGCAAGACTTGTAACACTTATTGGCCCTGGGGGAATAGGAAAAAGCAGATTAGCTCTAAAGGTTGCTCGAATACTCCTTCCCAAATACAATGATGGAGTTTTTTGGTTCCCTTTGTCACAAATCAGTAAAACAGAATTACTGATATCCAACATTGCAAAGGTATTAAATGTGCCCGAAATTCAGGGGCAAATACAATTGGATGCCGTAAAAAACACATTGAAGAATAAAAAAATCTTAATTATTCTTGATGATTTTGATCATCTCATAGATTCAGCTCCCATATTGACAGAACTGCTCGCCATAGCAGCCGATTTGTCATTGATTGTTACAAGCCGTCAGCCTTTAAATGTATACGGTGAGTATCTGTTTAATGTTCCACCTATGGAAATTCCAAACCCGGATAGCGACCTCACCGTTGAACTGTTGGAAAAGCAGCCCTCTGTTAATTTATTCTTATCGCGAGCCAAAGCTATAAAAAATGATTTCAGCCTTTCAGAAAAAAATGCTTTACAGTTAGCCAAACTATGCGCATATCTGGAAGGAATACCATTGGCTATTGAGCTTGCGGCTGTAAAAATTGCAAAAATACCGATAAATACAATGCTGATTCAAAACCAAAGTCGTTTAAATTGGCTGACGGACGGACCGAAAAACTTGCCGGTACGCCACCGTACCATGAAAAATTGTATTGAATGGGGATACAACCTGTTGAATACCAGCCAAAAGAAAATTTTCACAAGACTGGGCGTTTTTAAAGGGAAATTCGGCATAAGTGCCGTTTCTGCCGTGATAAACAATAAAAACGATATAGACAATTTATATGAAAATTTATTGTCTTTGGCAAATAATAACATATTGATAATAGATCCGGAATTCACTGAAAAAGATGAATACTCTTTTAATATGCTTGAAATATTCAGAGAATATGCCGCATTACTTCTGTCGGAAGACAGTGACGAAGAATTTATAAAAGAATGCCATGCCGACTATTTTCTTTCTTATGCCATTAAAGCCCAAAACAATTATTACGATTCCAAACGTCAAACAGCCCTCAGCATGATGGACAAGGCATATTCGGATATAATTTGCGCCTTAGAATATTTATCCGAATCAAATTGCCTTGAAAAAGAGTTGAAACTGGCCATATCAATGGGATACTACTGGGAAGTAAGAGGATACTGGGACAAAGGCCAAAGTATCCTTGAATCCATAATTCAAAGGCAGGACGATTCATTGAATATCCAACACTATATTGAGGCTTATCAATGGTTGGGAAGATTTGTTTTTTTAAACGGCAATTGCGAAAAAGCAGTCAAGATTTTCGAAAAGGGTTTAAAATTGGCATTGGAAAGAAATGACCCCATGGGAGAAGCCTCGATTAAATACAATTTGGCATTGATAAATAATATATCGGGCAATTTGCAGCATGAAGTGGAATTATTGAATCAAAGCCTGAACATATATCGGGATGCCAATTACAAGCGTGGTATTGCAGAGGTTCTTCAAGAACTCAGCCAGGTTTACTATTTCAACGGATCCTACGATATGGCAGAAAAATGCTTAAATGAAAGTCTTGGAATTTATAAAGAGTATGACGACAAATACGGCATATTAAGGTCATACGGCAGAATGGGCCTGGTTTTACGGGCTAATGGTGAGTTTGAGCAGGCAATGAAAATGTTTCAAAAATGTCTTTCGGGATGTGAGGAAATAGACGATAAAGTGGAAACGACCTTGGCATTGCTAAACATTGCAGAATTGCTCCGTTCCCAGGGTAATTATGAACTTGCCGAAAGTTATTATTCAAAAAGTCTGAACCTTGCTTATGAACTGGGATATTTGGCTATAATTGCACGTATTAAAAAAGATCTGGGCGAAATTTGCCATCATACCGGTGAAACAGACAAAGCATATCAATTATTCAATGAAAGTTTGCAATTATTGAATGAAACCGGCAATAAAGGAGATATTCCCTGGGTATACCGCAGTTTAGCCGAATTGGAACTGGCGCAGGAAAACTATCTGAAGGCTGAGGAGCTATTTTTAAGCGGATTAAAGCTCTATATAGAAATAAAGCAAAATACTCTTAGCTATATTTTTCTGGTTTTTGAAGGTCTGGCCACCGCTTCCGCCATGCTCGGCGATTACAGGAGAGCGGCTTGCCTGTTTGCAGCGGCAGATAACTTATTCCGTAAAGTAGGCAATTTACTGGCAAAATGCGATATAAATTCTTATAAAAACCGTCTCAATACCCTTCGCATGAAGATGGATGCCGATATATTTGAATTATCCTGGAACGAAGGGATTTGTATGAGCCTGAAACATGCAATAAGATATGCTTTAGACGATAAAAAGTATGACAGAACAATGGCTAATAAGATGATAAATTACATACGGGAAAATTATACAAGAGATATTTCCCTTTATGATATATCAGAGCATTTCAATATGTCAGCTTCATATCTCAGTACAATGTTTAAATACTATACAGGAAAAAATTTCAAAGAATATTTAAACCTTTACAGGGTCAAAGCATCCAAAGAGCTTATGCAAAAGGAAAGTAATTTAAAAATCAGTGAAATTGCAAAAAGAGTTGGCTGCAGCAGCTCTGTTACATTTATCCGCATGTTCAGAAAATACGAAGGCATGTCTCCCGGACAATATTATGCCAAATTGACAATAGGCCAAAAATAA